In Desulfofustis limnaeus, the genomic stretch TGCTTGGTCTTGAAATCGATCGGCAACCTCATCGCCGTATAAAGCTTTGAGCAGAAGAACTTTACCGGATTATGCTGGTTATGGGTAGGTGCTTTTAGCAGGGCCTCGAGGGAAATAACCGTATTGCTTGAAGCTCGCCTGCGGCATACCGATCTCTCAACCACTGAGCGGTATCTCGGGAAGGTAAACGACACGGAAGCCATTCGGTGGATCGAGACCCTTTATGGCTAATCATGGTGAAACGGGTTGGGACACATCCTCACCCATTTGGAGCAACAGTAGTAGCCATTACTTAGACAGATTCTCTGAAAAAAATATCTTAGGGGTGGCAATTTTAACAAGACAACATAGGTAGCGATCGCCGGCCCACCTGCATAACAATACCGGCTATGAAAGCAAATTGCAGAACTTGACGCAAACAGCTTCAGGGTTCCTTGAAAAATAGGGGCTAAAAATCTGGCAAATTATTCAAAAAAATCAGCGAAAAATCTCTGAAAATATATTAATATCAACACGTTGGTTATGATATCACCATTTCATTCCCCCTTTTCAGAGATAGCGCCATGACACAATTCGGCCTCTTCGATTATCACAAGCGACTCTCCCGGATCGATAAAGCCGGTGATCCCCTGATCGAACTCAATAAGGTGGTTGATTGGGAACAGTTCCGTGTCCTCATCAACCGTGCACTTGAGAAACCGCGTAAATCTCCAGCCGGTGCCAAGGGCTACGACCCAATCCTGCTGTTCAAGATCCTGATTCTCCAGTCTTTGTACAATCTCTCCGACGAGGCCATGGAGTATCAGATCCTTGATCGCTATTCGTTTTCCCGGTTCCTTGGTATTCGTGAAGGTTCCAAGGTGCCCGATGCCACCACCATCTTCCGCTTCCGGGATGAACTGGCCAAAGCCGGCGTGGTGGAGCTGCTGTTTACCCAGTTCGATCAGTTCCTCCGTGAGCATGGCTTTCGTGCGCAAAAGGGCCAGATTGTCGATGCCTCCATTATCCGCGTTCCCACTCAGCGCAACAGCCGGGAAGAAAACGAAGATATCAAAGCCGGCACACCCATCACCTCATGGGACGAACCGAAACGCCGGCAAAAAGATACCGATGCCCGCTGGACCAAGAAGAACGGCAAAGCGTTCTTTGGCTACAAGAACCATGTCAGTATCGACGTCGGTCACAAGTTCATTCGCAGCTATGAGGTCACCGACGCCAGTGTCCATGACAGTCAAGTGTTTACCGAGCTGCTTGACCCGGAAAATACCAGTAATGACGTCTGGGCCGATTCTGCGTACCGTTCCGAAGAATCGTTGCAGGAGTTGGCACAACAAGGGTTTCAAGAACACCTGCAGCTCAAGGGCAACCGGCACCGAAAGCTGACCGACGAAGAGCGCCAGGCGAATCGGACCAGATCGAAGATCCGTAGCCGTGTCGAACATGTCTTCGGGGTGATGGCCATGCGTACCGGCAGTACACTGATGCGCGGGATTGGCATGGTCAGAATCAGGGCCAAGATCGGCTTGCGCAATTTGGCTTACAATGTGAGCCGTTTTGCACTGCTGGCCACCGCTTAACAGCAGACGTGCGCCTTCAGAACGTAGAAGGCGCTCACCGGCTCCTGAAAGAGCGATACGTGAGATCAAGAGAGCAGAAAATCGTCTCATGGCCGTCATAGTTTGACGAAAAACGGTGTTCATGAGTGCAGATTTTTACGGCGCAACAACGCGTTTATTGAAAATGGCATTATTCAAGGTGCCCTTCAGTTTGTCGGCCACCACAGCAGGGCCATCAGAGAAGGACTTTCATAGATGCCGTTTTTGCTGCGGGCTAAGACATGGTCACGGATGATTGCCAGGTCTGTCTCTTCTGGCCTACGGTATTTTTCGAGGACCATGGTCCACATTGACAGGGCTGAGGCAATACTGCGTCGTGTTAGCCAGGGGATGTGTGTTAGCTGCGGTCGTCGGTTGCTGAAATATAATTGATTGAAAAGGAAGGGCACTCGATCGATGCCGGCGGTCAGTGGGAGGTTGAGTTGACGGTGGATAATTTCAGTATCGGGGTCTGCGAGACCAGAGGTATCGGCGAGGCAACAAAAACCTCGACTGATCATTTCCATCGATTTGACGAGTTCGATAAAGTCGGGAAAATGCCAGGCGGCATGGCACAGCAGTATCAGATCAAAGGATTTCGGGGCGCAGACCGTATTGTGATCGAATGATTCGCGTCGAATCTCGATGTTGGTAAGCCCCGATGACGAAATGTTGGCGGCGAGAAAATCTGCCATCACCGGAGCTGGTTCGAATGCGATCACCTTCGCTGAGCGGCGCGCCAGCGGAATGGTTACGGCGCCAACACCGGCAGCGATTTCAAGGACATGGTCTGTGGCAGACAGGCAACCACTCGCGGATAACATCGTGGTGATTGCTTCACCATACGAATATTCGCTGGTCAGGATGAAATCATTGTAGTCAGGTGCTCGGCGATCCCAGTAGGCCGTGTCACTCACTTGGTGCATTTCTTCTATCGCATCCCGCCACGCGGTTGTCCATGCGGATAATTCTGTCAGCATGTGCTACCCCTTCATTGTTCTTTGGCTTTCCTGTTTCATCCCTGCTTTCTGGTCCATTCATACCATAATGGCTGGCACTTTGCTTGAGAAAGTGTTACGTTTTGAAAAAATGTATTCTTCGAGCGGCTGCAATTCTCTCCTGGAGAAGAGCTAACAAGCTGATAAAAGGAAATCTTGAAATTTGTGACGGCTAGAAAAAAGATGCAACGGCGTCGAAACAGTTGTGGATGGCGCCTTTCACCATGGCTGCTGAAGGATCCTGCCGCGTTGGCGGGTGCGCTTCTGGGTTTTGACTGTGTATTCGAGACAACCTCACAATTATTGAGGGCACTGGGATGAGCATCAATGCCGCATATGATGCGCAAGACGTTAAGTCGATCATGCGAGAGGAACGCTGGAACCAGCGACACGCCCGCGCCTATGACCGATATCGCTGGCTTTCAAGCCGGCAGCGCTGGCGGGACCTGCTCTCCCGGGAGTTGGCCGATGTGGCCGTCGGGGCTGAACTGTTCGAGGTTGGTTCGGGTACCGGTTTCATTACGGAGATTTTGGTAAGCTGCGGATATCGGGTGCA encodes the following:
- a CDS encoding IS5 family transposase, with translation MTQFGLFDYHKRLSRIDKAGDPLIELNKVVDWEQFRVLINRALEKPRKSPAGAKGYDPILLFKILILQSLYNLSDEAMEYQILDRYSFSRFLGIREGSKVPDATTIFRFRDELAKAGVVELLFTQFDQFLREHGFRAQKGQIVDASIIRVPTQRNSREENEDIKAGTPITSWDEPKRRQKDTDARWTKKNGKAFFGYKNHVSIDVGHKFIRSYEVTDASVHDSQVFTELLDPENTSNDVWADSAYRSEESLQELAQQGFQEHLQLKGNRHRKLTDEERQANRTRSKIRSRVEHVFGVMAMRTGSTLMRGIGMVRIRAKIGLRNLAYNVSRFALLATA
- a CDS encoding class I SAM-dependent methyltransferase yields the protein MLTELSAWTTAWRDAIEEMHQVSDTAYWDRRAPDYNDFILTSEYSYGEAITTMLSASGCLSATDHVLEIAAGVGAVTIPLARRSAKVIAFEPAPVMADFLAANISSSGLTNIEIRRESFDHNTVCAPKSFDLILLCHAAWHFPDFIELVKSMEMISRGFCCLADTSGLADPDTEIIHRQLNLPLTAGIDRVPFLFNQLYFSNRRPQLTHIPWLTRRSIASALSMWTMVLEKYRRPEETDLAIIRDHVLARSKNGIYESPSLMALLWWPTN